A region of Anticarsia gemmatalis isolate Benzon Research Colony breed Stoneville strain chromosome 18, ilAntGemm2 primary, whole genome shotgun sequence DNA encodes the following proteins:
- the LOC142980663 gene encoding carboxypeptidase B-like, which translates to MKILLLVSLLALAYAKHEHYTGWKSYYVGPATSEQLKTIGELTTKYELDFLSHVTDVREGVVLVQPAHQAGFVNELKNLGLQYRIHADDVKTQLDIDDQHIAAQRLANLARNAGKQMPYDNYQELDVIYAYLDYIGANYPDVATVKSAGESFEGRPIKYVKVSTTNFEDISKPIIFIDGGIHSREWISPPSVTYAIKKLVEDVTEPDLLERFDWILMPVVNPDGYVFTFTSQRFWRKTRSTNTHSLSTVCPGVDGNRNYDFYWSTVGTSTNPCSDIYPGNKAFSEVETKAVSDLLHEHLARIAMYLTMHSYGSMILYPWGHDGTLSNNALALHTVGIAMADKIYEASLSHFPRYVVGNSLLVLGYGIAGSAEDYAHYIGIPLSFTYELPGLGGGFDGFHLNPRYIEQVCDETWQGIAVGARRAGDLFR; encoded by the exons ATGAAGATACTACTGCTCGTCAGTCTCTTGGCTTTGGCTTATGCTAAGCATGAGCATTATACAGG CTGGAAATCCTACTACGTAGGACCTGCCACCAGCGAGCAGTTGAAGACCATAGGCGAGTTGACCACCAAGTATGAGCTGGACTTCCTAAGCCACGTGACTGATGTACGTGAAGGAGTGGTACTGGTGCAGCCAGCGCATCAAGCTGGCTTTGTCAACGAGCTGAAGAACTTGGGTCTGCAGTACAGGATCCATGCTGATGATGTTAAGAC TCAACTGGACATTGATGACCAGCACATCGCTGCCCAGAGACTGGCCAACCTCGCCAGAAATGCTGGCAAACAGATGCCTTATGACAACTACCAAGAACTTGACGTG ATCTACGCGTACTTGGACTATATCGGTGCCAACTACCCCGACGTCGCTACCGTCAAAAGCGCTGGCGAATCATTCGAAGGTCGTCCCATCAAATACGTGAAGGTTTCCACCACCAACTTCGAAGATATCAGCAAACCCATTATCTTCATTGACGGAGGAATTCACTCCAGGGAATGGATCTCCCCCCCCTCTGTGACCTATGCTATTAAGAAGCTGGTCGAAGATGTTACGGAACCTGATCTTCTGGAGAGGTTTGACTGGATCCTTATGCCTGTTGTCAATCCTGATGGTTATGTCTTCACCTTCACCAGC CAACGTTTCTGGCGCAAGACCCGTTCAACAAACACGCACTCTCTCAGCACCGTCTGCCCTGGAGTCGACGGCAACCGCAACTACGACTTCTACTGGAGCACCGTAGGCACCAGCACGAACCCTTGCTCAGACATCTACCCAGGAAACAAGGCCTTCTCCGAAGTGGAAACTAAAGCAGTCAGcgatttattacacgaacaccTCGCTCGCATAGCAATGTACCTAACTATGCACAGTTACGGCAGCATGATCTTATACCCATGGGGTCATGATGGTACCCTCTCCAACAATGCTCTAGCTCTTCACACAGTCGGTATTGCAATGGCTGATAAAATCTACGAAGCTTCCTTGAGCCATTTCCCAAGGTACGTTGTAGGTAATTCTTTGCTGGTTCTTGGTTATGGAATCGCAGGGTCTGCTGAAGACTACGCTCATTATATCGGAATCCCTCTTTCCTTTACTTATGAGTTACCGGGTCTTGGAGGTGGCTTTGATGGTTTCCATCTGAACCCGAGGTATATTGAGCAGGTCTGTGATGAAACTTGGCAAGGTATTGCTGTTGGAGCTAGGAGGGCTGGTGATttatttaggtaa